The proteins below are encoded in one region of Bremerella sp. P1:
- a CDS encoding DeoR/GlpR family DNA-binding transcription regulator, protein MKPTRQEQILRLLSEHGQLHVEEAVTRLEASPATIRRDFNQMAEAGLVERIRGGIKLVNQVDLLPFRAREVKHSNEKLEIARRATAFLSEGDVVFVDGGTTTLQLADSLPPIKLRIITNSLTLAAAIERRMMGRGPWEVFLTGGYLFPGTGLLVGPSAQYSIAQYHADWALLSTGGITEAGIFNDNEHVVESERLMIKHADRVAVLADESKFGHHAMRHIASLDQLDYLVTNRQTEESRPFENRQGTKLKLIYTS, encoded by the coding sequence ATGAAACCTACTCGCCAAGAACAGATTCTTCGATTGCTATCGGAGCATGGCCAATTGCATGTAGAGGAAGCCGTGACCCGTCTGGAAGCGAGCCCCGCAACCATTCGCCGGGACTTCAACCAGATGGCAGAAGCCGGGCTGGTCGAACGCATACGCGGTGGCATCAAGCTGGTGAATCAAGTCGACCTGCTTCCATTTCGTGCCCGGGAGGTGAAGCACTCCAACGAGAAATTGGAAATCGCACGACGAGCGACAGCGTTTTTAAGCGAAGGAGACGTGGTCTTCGTCGATGGAGGCACCACAACCCTTCAATTGGCCGATAGCCTCCCGCCGATCAAACTTCGCATCATTACGAATTCACTGACCCTGGCAGCCGCGATCGAACGGCGCATGATGGGGCGTGGCCCCTGGGAAGTGTTCCTGACCGGTGGCTATCTTTTTCCGGGCACAGGACTTCTCGTGGGACCTAGCGCGCAGTACTCCATTGCCCAGTACCACGCCGACTGGGCACTTCTCTCGACAGGCGGCATTACCGAGGCCGGCATTTTCAATGACAACGAGCATGTGGTTGAAAGTGAGCGGCTCATGATCAAGCACGCCGATCGCGTTGCCGTGCTGGCAGACGAATCCAAGTTCGGGCATCACGCCATGCGACATATCGCGAGCTTGGATCAGCTGGATTACCTGGTGACCAATCGACAAACTGAAGAATCTCGGCCGTTTGAGAATCGCCAAGGCACGAAACTCAAATTGATCTATACCAGCTAA
- a CDS encoding glycosyltransferase family 25 protein, which translates to MPRNPIFSKVVCINLNSRPDRWDRFSENVEKIDWPFVQVERVRAVDGRVCPPPSWVRNRYRECPGAWGCYQSHLRILEDALLDQHESILILEDDALLNARSLEGIVQFLNHVPEDWDHLYFGGEHMKSPVAINDHVVRGTQVHRTHAHALRGDYIREAYDYLISYPTIDQYQQRNASPVARYAKRVLARPKSLWSKSNSEQSIHVDHHFGAIHRLQQANVYAPATWLVGQAADHSDIMNESYEERFWHELQAA; encoded by the coding sequence ATGCCTCGGAATCCAATTTTCTCGAAGGTCGTATGCATCAACCTGAATAGCCGACCAGATCGCTGGGACCGCTTTTCCGAGAATGTGGAAAAGATCGATTGGCCCTTTGTCCAAGTCGAGCGAGTCCGAGCCGTGGACGGCCGGGTCTGTCCTCCACCTTCCTGGGTGCGGAACCGCTATCGCGAATGCCCTGGTGCTTGGGGATGCTATCAATCGCACCTTCGTATCCTTGAGGATGCACTACTCGACCAACACGAATCGATCTTAATCCTGGAAGACGATGCCCTGCTCAATGCGAGATCACTCGAGGGAATCGTTCAATTTTTGAATCACGTGCCAGAGGACTGGGATCATCTCTACTTTGGTGGCGAGCACATGAAGTCGCCGGTTGCTATCAACGATCATGTCGTCCGTGGAACTCAAGTGCATCGCACCCATGCCCATGCCTTGCGTGGTGACTACATCCGAGAGGCCTACGATTACCTGATTTCCTATCCAACCATCGATCAATACCAGCAGAGAAACGCGAGCCCGGTTGCACGCTACGCCAAGCGAGTTCTCGCGCGTCCCAAAAGCCTGTGGTCAAAGTCGAATAGCGAACAATCAATTCACGTCGACCATCACTTCGGCGCGATCCATCGCCTGCAGCAGGCAAATGTTTATGCTCCTGCAACCTGGCTCGTTGGCCAGGCAGCTGACCATAGCGACATCATGAATGAGAGCTACGAAGAGCGGTTCTGGCATGAACTGCAAGCGGCTTGA
- a CDS encoding right-handed parallel beta-helix repeat-containing protein has product MFSRFTICGILLLICTTAAAAGDRETLESLFSQTLPGDTVKIAPRRYFLDGSQAIQLPSQIRVEAYGAEFHFPEKMTTPKAVMFSGVDLYDFTWNGGKFVGHVFDPDKPQNVWPPNTNSRGIVISTSSDGTCRNLRFREIQSQDLAGAAITVTGRLTPGSQHDVDSYVEGVRLDECRLLRTGKFMWDYGYLWQIIVWPEEATPRERELAKTYFRHDLIREGLSAKKGETKIDLGGNTTLKTTPRDYRGQGCVCFFGQGVPSPILRGKKYFVVESDEHSIAVSETYRGEPIRLEEDSGPDLKLITDVFQAHLALYAPTGSGPGKGSFDLVGCQDVIVQGSQFSALGDTMHIQRCKNITFSNNQILGSRMGAFFLAEYCQNAVIVGNTVDGSNGSRVVSVEKSCQDVVIVGNTFRNGGRGSWINQPRNFVLANNVFVNNTTKCEPQPGRGRKSFETGDYEDYPELYFTIHEPNGRYGNVIVRDNVFVSGEHAAFAIECQPGGQNITIRGNTFSGAVQSIEHHGCKDLILEDNQFTASEQN; this is encoded by the coding sequence ATGTTTTCTCGCTTTACGATATGCGGCATCCTCTTGCTCATATGCACCACCGCCGCTGCTGCTGGCGACCGTGAAACGCTGGAATCCCTATTCTCTCAGACGCTACCTGGAGACACGGTAAAAATCGCGCCACGGCGATACTTCCTCGACGGATCGCAGGCAATTCAACTGCCATCGCAAATCCGCGTAGAAGCCTACGGCGCGGAGTTCCACTTCCCCGAAAAGATGACGACACCAAAAGCCGTGATGTTTTCTGGCGTCGACCTGTATGATTTCACTTGGAACGGAGGCAAGTTTGTTGGGCACGTCTTCGATCCGGATAAGCCCCAAAACGTCTGGCCGCCTAATACGAATTCACGCGGGATCGTCATCAGCACAAGCAGCGACGGCACATGCCGAAACCTTCGCTTTCGCGAGATCCAATCCCAAGACTTGGCCGGCGCGGCCATTACTGTTACCGGACGCCTCACCCCAGGCAGCCAGCATGATGTTGATTCCTACGTCGAAGGAGTTCGGCTCGACGAATGCCGACTGCTCCGTACCGGCAAGTTTATGTGGGACTACGGATATCTATGGCAAATCATTGTTTGGCCTGAAGAAGCAACTCCCCGCGAACGCGAACTAGCCAAGACCTATTTTCGACATGACCTCATACGCGAGGGGCTCTCTGCCAAAAAGGGAGAAACGAAAATTGACCTGGGTGGTAATACGACGTTAAAGACCACGCCACGAGATTATCGTGGCCAAGGATGTGTCTGTTTTTTCGGCCAGGGAGTTCCCAGCCCCATCTTGCGTGGCAAGAAGTACTTCGTCGTCGAAAGCGACGAGCACTCGATTGCAGTGTCTGAGACTTATCGTGGTGAACCGATCCGACTCGAGGAAGATTCCGGTCCAGACTTAAAACTGATCACCGATGTCTTTCAGGCCCACTTGGCACTTTACGCACCGACAGGCAGCGGCCCCGGCAAAGGTTCGTTTGACTTGGTTGGCTGTCAGGATGTAATCGTTCAGGGAAGCCAATTCAGCGCCCTGGGTGATACGATGCACATCCAGCGTTGCAAGAATATCACCTTTTCCAACAACCAGATTCTCGGCTCTCGGATGGGTGCGTTCTTCCTTGCCGAGTATTGCCAGAACGCCGTCATCGTCGGCAACACCGTCGACGGCAGCAACGGGTCGCGCGTGGTGAGCGTTGAAAAGTCCTGCCAAGATGTCGTTATCGTCGGCAACACGTTTCGTAATGGCGGACGGGGAAGCTGGATCAATCAGCCCAGAAACTTTGTGCTTGCCAACAACGTGTTCGTCAACAACACGACCAAGTGCGAACCCCAGCCAGGTCGTGGTCGCAAGTCCTTCGAAACAGGCGACTACGAGGATTACCCCGAACTCTACTTCACAATCCATGAACCCAACGGTCGCTATGGCAACGTGATTGTGCGGGACAATGTATTCGTCAGCGGGGAGCACGCCGCATTCGCCATCGAGTGCCAGCCAGGCGGCCAGAACATCACGATCCGAGGCAACACGTTCTCCGGCGCTGTCCAGTCGATTGAGCATCACGGATGCAAAGATTTGATCCTAGAAGACAATCAATTCACCGCATCTGAGCAGAACTAA
- a CDS encoding outer membrane beta-barrel protein codes for MGLKFSHGCSMLLTLGVMACVAPMANAQDLSSSQAPAYEEIEPLPKSILDAETIDVDSKQTFEQPGSTENWFGGKHGHGQFAHRFDLVHSHPDDPSRHIGFGQPLTGMSWRNRPIHADVFAGAIMLQNLIPGEVEQEGSFFDGLRLGYDFDHYWGAEVRLGFAEGRLNYPTNAHFSGKSQLIILDYSVQFYPWGDAAWRPYAMLGLGAAMFQYEDALGRDRGQAQVSMPFGLGLKYFVHKRLALRFELLDNMTLGGTDAMSASNFSVTGGFEYRFGGSAPGYYR; via the coding sequence ATGGGTCTTAAGTTCAGCCATGGTTGCTCAATGCTTCTGACGCTCGGCGTTATGGCTTGTGTTGCGCCTATGGCAAACGCCCAGGACCTGAGCTCTTCTCAAGCTCCTGCGTATGAAGAGATCGAGCCACTCCCGAAATCAATTCTCGATGCGGAAACAATCGACGTCGATTCCAAGCAAACCTTCGAGCAGCCAGGATCAACGGAGAACTGGTTCGGAGGTAAGCATGGTCACGGTCAGTTCGCTCACCGATTCGATTTGGTACATAGTCATCCGGACGATCCCTCCCGGCATATCGGGTTTGGTCAGCCGCTAACAGGGATGAGCTGGCGCAATCGCCCGATTCATGCAGACGTGTTTGCCGGCGCGATCATGTTGCAGAATCTGATTCCTGGCGAAGTCGAGCAGGAAGGTTCGTTCTTTGATGGACTGCGATTGGGTTACGACTTCGATCACTACTGGGGAGCTGAAGTTCGATTAGGCTTTGCCGAAGGGCGTTTGAACTATCCGACGAATGCTCATTTTTCTGGAAAGAGTCAGCTGATCATTCTCGACTACAGCGTGCAGTTTTATCCTTGGGGTGACGCTGCCTGGCGACCCTACGCGATGCTCGGGTTAGGGGCGGCCATGTTCCAATACGAAGACGCTCTGGGCCGCGATCGAGGTCAGGCTCAGGTTTCTATGCCGTTTGGCTTAGGGCTCAAGTACTTTGTGCACAAGCGTCTCGCTCTGCGGTTTGAACTGCTCGACAACATGACCCTTGGCGGTACCGATGCAATGTCCGCAAGCAACTTCTCGGTCACCGGCGGATTTGAATACCGGTTTGGCGGCAGCGCCCCTGGTTACTACCGCTGA